The segment CGGGCACAGTGTAATTGTTGTTCATGTAACTGAAAATAAGAGTGCGGCCTTTTTTCGTTACTAAATATCCGCTAAGCGAATGATTGTTGCGCAACGTTCCGGTTTTACCGTAAACATACGGTGGTTCATGCTTATATGAATTTCGTAACGTACCGGATTTACCGCCTGCCGCCAGCAAATGGAATAACCGTTCGCGTTCGACTTTTAAATAAAGCTTGTCCCATAAGGCTACTATGCTTCGCGGTGTAAACAGGTTGTACCGCGACAGACCGGAGCCATCAACCCAAACGGGGCTGTCGGGCAAATCGAACAAATACTTTTTAGTAATGTGCTGCATGGCTATCTCAGGCTGCAACGTATCGCTAAGCATACCGGCACAAACCAACAACAACTGTTCAGCCAGGAAATTATCGCTCTCCTGCATCATTACTTTATAAACACTATCGGCAGGTATGCTGAATAATGTCTTCCGATCTTTCCATTCAGCAGGTTTACCAAGCAAATTAACTGGTCGCTTTAGTGTATCGGCCAGCAAATCGGTTACCAACAACGCATTTGATTTAAATGGAATATACCATTCTCGGCCTAAACTGGTTTGTTTACCCGGAAAATAATCCGTGCGGTTTGAGCCTACTTCGCGAACAAACGCAGAGGCCCGCTCCGTACTGTCGGCCAACCAAAAATACTTTTTGAAATAGGTTGGCGTAACCCGAATGCCGGCTGATGTGGGCTGTGTTACTTTATAGGTGTTTCCGTAAATCGGAAAGGGAGAACGCTCTGCTGAGTAGGCGTAGTTGTAATCACTCCATGCCCAACCGGGGCCGAGCGATGACGTGTAGAAATTATCACTTGCGTAATACAATTCTTTGGTGGTGTTTTTTAAAAAATCAACGGTTCGGTTGTTGTTGTATACCTGATCATAAAAAAAGGATGGGTCACCGGTGCCCGAAAAAATAAGTGAGTCGCCTTTGATCATGTATTGAAGGGCCGGCAGGGAATCGCCCAATACAGTAAGTGAAGTAAAGAGTGTAAAAATTTTTGTGTTCGAGGCGGGGGTGAAATACTTTTCTCCATTGTAGGTGTACAGGGTTTCTTTCTTTAGCGGATCGTACAAAACAAACCCGATATGGTCCTGAAACTTTCTTTCTGCTTCTGCAAAGCTCTTGTTTAATTTTTGCCTTGATAGTGGAGAGCAGCCTGCCAGTACAGCAATAATTGAAAAGTAGAAAATATTTTTCATCGCGAATTCAGGTAACGTTCAATCAACACCTTTCGGTGGTGGGTTTCATGCCCGGAAATAATGTATCCAATATTCACCACCGAAACAATATTATTGTTTGCAGTACCTGTTCGCTCCAGCATTTCACTACTAAAACTGGCAAACAAATCAATCGTTGATGCCCTCAGGCGTTTCATTTCTGCGGCCAGTTGTTGCAGGCTGCGGGAATGTGCATTGGCTTGTGGGGCATAATCATTCTCTTC is part of the Cyclobacteriaceae bacterium genome and harbors:
- a CDS encoding D-alanyl-D-alanine carboxypeptidase, with the protein product MKNIFYFSIIAVLAGCSPLSRQKLNKSFAEAERKFQDHIGFVLYDPLKKETLYTYNGEKYFTPASNTKIFTLFTSLTVLGDSLPALQYMIKGDSLIFSGTGDPSFFYDQVYNNNRTVDFLKNTTKELYYASDNFYTSSLGPGWAWSDYNYAYSAERSPFPIYGNTYKVTQPTSAGIRVTPTYFKKYFWLADSTERASAFVREVGSNRTDYFPGKQTSLGREWYIPFKSNALLVTDLLADTLKRPVNLLGKPAEWKDRKTLFSIPADSVYKVMMQESDNFLAEQLLLVCAGMLSDTLQPEIAMQHITKKYLFDLPDSPVWVDGSGLSRYNLFTPRSIVALWDKLYLKVERERLFHLLAAGGKSGTLRNSYKHEPPYVYGKTGTLRNNHSLSGYLVTKKGRTLIFSYMNNNYTVPVTDVRSEMERLLKQIYENY